One segment of Pseudophryne corroboree isolate aPseCor3 chromosome 3 unlocalized genomic scaffold, aPseCor3.hap2 SUPER_3_unloc_16, whole genome shotgun sequence DNA contains the following:
- the LOC134983478 gene encoding retinitis pigmentosa 1-like 1 protein, with product MAPANKNRRVRDTPERCSCPLYSQDCTEENPRIPQEDQEERLSDIKIDDTEGEEETYVTDIKAEDIEAEEETYVTDIKAEDIEGEEETYVTDIKAEDIEGEEETYVTDMKAEDTEGEEETYVTDIKAEDIEGEEETYVTDIKAEDIEGEEETYVTDIKAKDTEEEEETYVTDIKAEDIEGEEEMYVSDIKAEDIEGEEETYVTDIKAEDIEGEEETYVTDMKAEDIEGEEETYVRGDQQCKEEEIPTDTRSPDNNAAEILAENKQKECNGNDKANGNDAAWKLRVYGKVYD from the exons atggcaccagctaataaaaaCAGAAGAGTGag agataccccagagagatgttcctgtcctctgtattcccaggattgtacagaggagaatcccaggatcccacaggaggatcag gaagaacgtctgtctgatattaaaatagacgatacagagggagaagaagagacgtatgtgactgatataaaggcagaagatatagaggcagaagaagagacgtatgtgactgatataaaggcagaagatatagagggagaagaagagacgtatgtgactgatataaaggcagaagatatagagggagaagaagagacgtatgtgactgatatgaaggcagaagatacagagggagaagaagagacgtatgtgactgatataaaggcagaagatattgagggagaagaagagacatatgtgactgatataaaggcagaagatatagagggagaagaagagacgtatgtgactgatataaaggcaaaagatacagaggaagaagaagagacgtatgtgactgatataaaggcagaagatatagagggagaagaagagatgtatgtgtctgatataaaggcagaagatatagagggagaagaagagacgtatgtgactgatataaaggcagaagatatagagggagaagaagagacgtatgtgactgatatgaaggcagaagatatagagggagaagaagagacgtatgtgaggggtgatcagcagtgtaaggaggaggagatccctacagatacca gaagtccagataataatgcagcagaaatacttgcagaaaataaacaaaaagaatgcaatggaaatgacaaggcAAATGGTAAtgatgcagcttggaagctgagagtctatggcaaagtataTGACTGA